The region CAGGGGACCCTGTCCCCTACAACCCCTATTTTTTATTCTCTTACAAAATTTTCTGTACTGTTTAGATGCAGTTTTTTCCATATCTTTCACAAGCTGTATTTAACTTATTTACAAGCTATAAAATGAATATACTTTTTTATTTAAAACAAATTTGTCAACCTAATTTATTTTTTATGTTGACATTTTTCTGTCTAAATATTATTATATTAGTATGTTTGTTAACCAAAATCTGCTCATTAGTTAACAATGTTTTATTATTTCCTTCAAAGGAGGATATTAAATGTCTACAAGAGATTTAGTATACGCTTCAATATTTACTGCAATAACTGCAACATGTGCACAAATTTTTATCTATACTCCATTTTCCCCTGTACCCATAACTTTACAAGTTCTTGCAGTCTTCTTATCTGGAGCCATATTAGGAAGTAAATTAGGACTAATATCTCAATTAGTTTATATTCTTTTAGGTACTATTGGAGTACCTGTATTCGCTGGTTTTAAAGGAGGGTTACATATTATTGTAGGTCTATATGGTGGATATATAACTGCCTTTCCAATAGCCAGCTTCGTTATTGGTATACTTGTCAATCTTTATAAAGGGAAATCTCCAATAAAAAATATTGCTGTCAATATCTTTGCAATGGCAATAGGCTTAATGATTATATATATTTTCGGTGTTTGTCAATACTCACTGTTATCTAATGTAGGTTTTATTGAAGCTATACCAATATTAATAATACCATTTGTTATTCCTGACTTGATAAAACTAGCCATAGGCGGTTTTATTGCTCCTATATTGAAACGCTCATTAAAAAAAGCAGATCTTATATAAGTTATCAGCTCACATTAATTTGTGAGCTATTTTATTTTTACTTAAAATCGATTCATAAATAGCACTTAGTCAAATCAACTTTGCATTTCTAATTTTTGATTGTATCTCTAGTACCTAATACCAAGTATCTAGT is a window of Caldisalinibacter kiritimatiensis DNA encoding:
- a CDS encoding biotin transporter BioY — its product is MSTRDLVYASIFTAITATCAQIFIYTPFSPVPITLQVLAVFLSGAILGSKLGLISQLVYILLGTIGVPVFAGFKGGLHIIVGLYGGYITAFPIASFVIGILVNLYKGKSPIKNIAVNIFAMAIGLMIIYIFGVCQYSLLSNVGFIEAIPILIIPFVIPDLIKLAIGGFIAPILKRSLKKADLI